One Glycine max cultivar Williams 82 chromosome 4, Glycine_max_v4.0, whole genome shotgun sequence DNA segment encodes these proteins:
- the LOC100801324 gene encoding protein FRIGIDA isoform X2: MEETPEHVSYCPLSLPPEDENNSGAKLAKSVNELNDLAVAIQAFKNRYDELQKHLEFIEQAIHTRTKELRALGANSAQGTAENGVVQLDSNPKPEVTQAEEREEEEEEDELLTLCKTMNSRGLRKYVLTRLSETASLREQVPLALRSAPNPSRLVFECIGRFFLQGSKAYTKDSPMIPARQVSVLVLEYYLLSGCVGNEVDLEASLKREVDSAAVAWRKRIFVEGGLLKAAEVDARGLILFIAIFGIPTVFKDEDIYSLVSASNGREFSDALLKSQPLLKRVSDGMIKKGMAVKAVDLAYTFGFEEKYSPRTALTSFLQKSEETWKKAKQDARDFPSALKVAHEKYLAALKSVVNCLEGHKIDFVKLLPGWQLKNKITNLEKDIGDANKKIEEKSMLKRKVDKNNSSNKMKIPEAKRTRFTGKDASVLSPSLAILQEQRIVSHMDGNSSYDGSLSALLLDGRSYGNYPNNYLAAASISDSLAEKYLGSTVASGANMLGGAMGGSYSGYQGDMIRDNVGTVLNSNSHLYRYHGIGEGALSHDRPVGQSFVGQSASTLNNLYGKTSTEGFAGVPEHLSIGASSRSGGSDLYGFADAVFDA, encoded by the exons ATGGAAGAAACACCCGAACACGTCTCATACTGTCCGTTGTCGCTGCCGCCGGAAGACGAAAACAACAGCGGCGCCAAATTGGCGAAATCGGTGAACGAACTCAACGACCTCGCCGTTGCAATACAAGCCTTCAAGAACAGGTATGACGAATTGCAGAAACACCTCGAATTCATCGAACAAGCCATCCACACGAGAACCAAGGAGCTCCGAGCATTAGGCGCCAATTCTGCGCAAGGAACCGCCGAAAACGGCGTCGTTCAATTGGATTCAAATCCGAAGCCAGAAGTAACCCAGgcggaagagagagaagaagaagaagaagaagacgagCTTCTTACGCTTTGCAAAACGATGAATAGCCGGGGCCTGCGTAAATACGTGTTAACGCGTCTGTCCGAAACGGCGTCGCTTCGGGAACAGGTCCCCCTTGCGCTGAGGAGCGCGCCGAACCCCTCGAGGCTGGTGTTTGAATGCATTGGGAGGTTTTTTCTTCAGGGGAGCAAAGCCTACACGAAGGACTCGCCGATGATTCCCGCGAGGCAGGTTTCGGTGCTGGTTTTGGAGTACTATCTGCTCTCTGGCTGCGTTGGGAATGAGGTGGACTTGGAGGCTTCGCTGAAGAGGGAGGTGGATTCCGCGGCGGTTGCGTGGAGGAAGAGGATCTTTGTTGAAGGGGGTTTGCTGAAGGCAGCTGAGGTTGATGCCAGGGGTTTGATTCTTTTCATCGCCATCTTCGGGATCCCCACTGTTTTCAAGGATGAGGATATATACAGCTTGGTTAGTGCTAGCAATGGTAGAGAATTTTCCGATGCCCTGCTCAAGTCTCAGCCCCTGCTTAAGAGGGTTTCTG ATGGGATGATAAAAAAAGGCATGGCCGTTAAAGCTGTTGATTTGGCTTACACTTTTGGCTTTGAAGAGAAATATTCTCCTCGGACAGCTCTGACTTCATTTCTGCAGAAGTCTGAAGAAACTTGGAAGAAAGCCAAACAAGACGCACGCGATTTTCCTAGTGCGCTG AAGGTagcacatgaaaaatatttagctGCTTTGAAATCTGTAGTCAACTGTTTGGAAGGTCACAAGATTGACTTTGTAAAACTTCTTCCTGGGTGGCAACTTAAGAATAAGATTACGAACTTGGAGAAAGATATTGGTGatgccaataaaaaaattgaagagaagTCAATGCTCAAGAGAAAAGTGGATAAAAACAATTCTTCTAACAAGATGAAGATTCCAGAGGCTAAACGAACAAGGTTCACTGGGAAAGATGCATCTGTGCTATCACCTTCCCTCGCTATCTTGCAAGAGCAAAGGATTGTTAGTCACATGGATGGCAATAGCTCATATGATGGTTCATTGTCGGCACTTTTACTGGATGGTAGATCCTATGGCAATTACCCGAATAATTATCTTGCTGCCGCATCCATTTCAGATTCTTTGGCCGAAAAATATCTTGGAAGTACAGTGGCAAGTGGGGCTAATATGCTTGGAGGAGCTATGGGTGGTTCATATTCTGGGTATCAGGGGGATATGATAAGAGACAATGTTGGGACAGTGCTAAATAGCAACAGTCATCTGTATAGATATCATGGTATTGGGGAAGGGGCATTATCTCATGATAGGCCAGTTGGGCAGAGTTTTGTGGGACAATCTGCATCAACATTGAATAATTTGTATGGGAAAACATCCACAGAAGGTTTTGCTGGTGTGCCAGAGCATCTCTCTATTGGTGCTTCTAGTCGCAGTGGAGGTTCTGATTTGTATGGCTTTGCTGATGCTGTTTTTGATGCATAG
- the LOC100801324 gene encoding protein FRIGIDA isoform X1, with protein MEETPEHVSYCPLSLPPEDENNSGAKLAKSVNELNDLAVAIQAFKNRYDELQKHLEFIEQAIHTRTKELRALGANSAQGTAENGVVQLDSNPKPEVTQAEEREEEEEEDELLTLCKTMNSRGLRKYVLTRLSETASLREQVPLALRSAPNPSRLVFECIGRFFLQGSKAYTKDSPMIPARQVSVLVLEYYLLSGCVGNEVDLEASLKREVDSAAVAWRKRIFVEGGLLKAAEVDARGLILFIAIFGIPTVFKDEDIYSLVSASNGREFSDALLKSQPLLKRVSDVADGMIKKGMAVKAVDLAYTFGFEEKYSPRTALTSFLQKSEETWKKAKQDARDFPSALKVAHEKYLAALKSVVNCLEGHKIDFVKLLPGWQLKNKITNLEKDIGDANKKIEEKSMLKRKVDKNNSSNKMKIPEAKRTRFTGKDASVLSPSLAILQEQRIVSHMDGNSSYDGSLSALLLDGRSYGNYPNNYLAAASISDSLAEKYLGSTVASGANMLGGAMGGSYSGYQGDMIRDNVGTVLNSNSHLYRYHGIGEGALSHDRPVGQSFVGQSASTLNNLYGKTSTEGFAGVPEHLSIGASSRSGGSDLYGFADAVFDA; from the exons ATGGAAGAAACACCCGAACACGTCTCATACTGTCCGTTGTCGCTGCCGCCGGAAGACGAAAACAACAGCGGCGCCAAATTGGCGAAATCGGTGAACGAACTCAACGACCTCGCCGTTGCAATACAAGCCTTCAAGAACAGGTATGACGAATTGCAGAAACACCTCGAATTCATCGAACAAGCCATCCACACGAGAACCAAGGAGCTCCGAGCATTAGGCGCCAATTCTGCGCAAGGAACCGCCGAAAACGGCGTCGTTCAATTGGATTCAAATCCGAAGCCAGAAGTAACCCAGgcggaagagagagaagaagaagaagaagaagacgagCTTCTTACGCTTTGCAAAACGATGAATAGCCGGGGCCTGCGTAAATACGTGTTAACGCGTCTGTCCGAAACGGCGTCGCTTCGGGAACAGGTCCCCCTTGCGCTGAGGAGCGCGCCGAACCCCTCGAGGCTGGTGTTTGAATGCATTGGGAGGTTTTTTCTTCAGGGGAGCAAAGCCTACACGAAGGACTCGCCGATGATTCCCGCGAGGCAGGTTTCGGTGCTGGTTTTGGAGTACTATCTGCTCTCTGGCTGCGTTGGGAATGAGGTGGACTTGGAGGCTTCGCTGAAGAGGGAGGTGGATTCCGCGGCGGTTGCGTGGAGGAAGAGGATCTTTGTTGAAGGGGGTTTGCTGAAGGCAGCTGAGGTTGATGCCAGGGGTTTGATTCTTTTCATCGCCATCTTCGGGATCCCCACTGTTTTCAAGGATGAGGATATATACAGCTTGGTTAGTGCTAGCAATGGTAGAGAATTTTCCGATGCCCTGCTCAAGTCTCAGCCCCTGCTTAAGAGGGTTTCTG ATGTTGCAGATGGGATGATAAAAAAAGGCATGGCCGTTAAAGCTGTTGATTTGGCTTACACTTTTGGCTTTGAAGAGAAATATTCTCCTCGGACAGCTCTGACTTCATTTCTGCAGAAGTCTGAAGAAACTTGGAAGAAAGCCAAACAAGACGCACGCGATTTTCCTAGTGCGCTG AAGGTagcacatgaaaaatatttagctGCTTTGAAATCTGTAGTCAACTGTTTGGAAGGTCACAAGATTGACTTTGTAAAACTTCTTCCTGGGTGGCAACTTAAGAATAAGATTACGAACTTGGAGAAAGATATTGGTGatgccaataaaaaaattgaagagaagTCAATGCTCAAGAGAAAAGTGGATAAAAACAATTCTTCTAACAAGATGAAGATTCCAGAGGCTAAACGAACAAGGTTCACTGGGAAAGATGCATCTGTGCTATCACCTTCCCTCGCTATCTTGCAAGAGCAAAGGATTGTTAGTCACATGGATGGCAATAGCTCATATGATGGTTCATTGTCGGCACTTTTACTGGATGGTAGATCCTATGGCAATTACCCGAATAATTATCTTGCTGCCGCATCCATTTCAGATTCTTTGGCCGAAAAATATCTTGGAAGTACAGTGGCAAGTGGGGCTAATATGCTTGGAGGAGCTATGGGTGGTTCATATTCTGGGTATCAGGGGGATATGATAAGAGACAATGTTGGGACAGTGCTAAATAGCAACAGTCATCTGTATAGATATCATGGTATTGGGGAAGGGGCATTATCTCATGATAGGCCAGTTGGGCAGAGTTTTGTGGGACAATCTGCATCAACATTGAATAATTTGTATGGGAAAACATCCACAGAAGGTTTTGCTGGTGTGCCAGAGCATCTCTCTATTGGTGCTTCTAGTCGCAGTGGAGGTTCTGATTTGTATGGCTTTGCTGATGCTGTTTTTGATGCATAG